The following proteins are encoded in a genomic region of Candidatus Glassbacteria bacterium:
- a CDS encoding glycosyltransferase — MPLVSVIIPTYNRAAMLRDAVESVLSQTFRDFELIVVDDGSSDGTGRLLADYGDRLKVLRTRRRGVSAARNRAAAEAGGRWLAFLDSDDLWLPEKLETQLAAHAENPEYRFSHTDEVWVRRGRRVNPMNKHAKRGGRIFEWCLPMCRISPSSAMIDTGLFGRLGGFDRAYRVCEDYEFWLRLTAAEPVLYVDRQLIVKRGGHEDQLSSSHWGFDRWRARAIRKALDSGALDQPQYRAALDELVRKAAILEQGYSRRGKRLQALRYERIMEWAKARQQELAPGVKELKTVI; from the coding sequence TTGCCGCTGGTGAGCGTAATAATCCCGACATACAACCGCGCGGCGATGCTTCGTGACGCGGTGGAAAGCGTGCTGAGCCAGACTTTCCGGGACTTTGAACTGATCGTGGTCGACGACGGCAGCAGCGACGGGACCGGCAGGCTGCTGGCGGACTATGGCGACCGGCTGAAAGTGCTGCGCACCCGCAGGCGGGGTGTCAGCGCGGCGCGGAACCGGGCAGCCGCCGAGGCCGGCGGCCGCTGGCTGGCGTTCCTGGACAGCGACGACCTCTGGTTGCCGGAGAAACTGGAAACACAGCTTGCCGCCCACGCGGAGAACCCGGAATACCGGTTCAGCCATACCGACGAGGTCTGGGTGCGCCGCGGACGGCGGGTCAATCCGATGAACAAGCACGCAAAGCGCGGGGGACGTATATTCGAGTGGTGCCTGCCGATGTGCCGGATCAGCCCGAGCAGCGCGATGATCGACACGGGGCTGTTCGGGCGGCTCGGCGGATTCGACCGGGCTTACCGGGTCTGCGAGGACTACGAATTCTGGCTGCGGTTGACCGCCGCCGAGCCCGTGCTGTACGTTGACAGGCAGCTGATTGTCAAGCGGGGCGGCCACGAAGACCAGTTGTCATCGTCCCACTGGGGTTTCGACCGCTGGCGCGCGAGGGCTATCCGCAAGGCGCTTGACAGCGGCGCCCTCGACCAACCTCAGTATCGGGCCGCGCTCGATGAACTGGTGCGCAAGGCGGCGATTCTGGAGCAGGGTTACTCAAGACGCGGCAAACGTCTTCAGGCGCTGCGTTACGAGCGGATAATGGAATGGGCGAAAGCCCGTCAGCAGGAACTTGCACCCGGAGTTAAAGAGCTGAAAACAGTTATTTGA
- the secD gene encoding protein translocase subunit SecD, producing MFQNIKFKVIFILLIFFGCIYYLWPTVYLARQSSEERRLMHLSDPQRLRDLEERSIKLGLDLQGGMHMVLELDRDEMNMSEGEEADAIDRALEIIRTRVDQFGVSEPLVQKASNERIIVELAGVVDTARARALVEQSAYLEFKLVKPQGEFREALNIIDELIEENDLYILAGERDDASGAADGDRLADAAGQAEDVFDPMELFGEQQQEDSTEAAADTSGEGTGELDELLDEGGRLSGEGASTFSRLFFQQPMQAGSRQQSELLVPINNVPLVQAYMAIPEVVEILANAEVNNMVDYLRYRSADESDEPDTLEIMWGDDDTNYLGPDGSEYKRVYLMKEKPEMTGEFLADANATLGSGYDPSTANKPLVMMELTGEGADSFAVITERFIQRDLAIVLDNIVKFAPRIMSRIPSGRAEISGVQTMEKARDLAIVLRAGALPAPLQIAESRTVGPSLGADSIAKGSRAAIIGLTLVVIFMLFYYKFGGLVANVALMFDMLIIMAVLAGFNATLTLPGIAGLILTIGMAVDANVLIFERIREELRSGKTVRAAIDTGYEKAFSTIMDANVTTFITAIVLFQFGTGPIKGFAVTLSIGLATSMFTAIYVTRVIFDLWTSRKHVKSVAI from the coding sequence ATGTTTCAGAACATCAAGTTCAAGGTGATATTCATTCTGCTGATCTTTTTCGGCTGTATCTACTATCTCTGGCCCACGGTCTACCTGGCACGGCAGAGCTCTGAGGAGCGCCGCCTGATGCACCTCTCCGACCCTCAGCGCCTGCGTGACCTGGAAGAGCGAAGCATCAAGCTGGGACTCGACCTGCAGGGCGGCATGCACATGGTCCTGGAACTCGACCGGGACGAGATGAATATGAGCGAGGGCGAGGAAGCCGACGCCATCGACCGGGCGCTGGAGATTATCCGCACCCGTGTCGACCAGTTCGGTGTCAGCGAGCCGCTGGTCCAGAAAGCCAGCAACGAACGGATTATCGTCGAGCTGGCCGGCGTGGTCGATACGGCCCGCGCCAGGGCGCTGGTGGAGCAGAGTGCGTATCTGGAATTCAAGCTGGTCAAACCCCAGGGCGAATTCCGCGAGGCGCTTAACATTATCGATGAACTGATCGAGGAAAACGACCTCTATATCCTGGCCGGGGAACGCGATGACGCATCCGGCGCGGCGGACGGGGATCGGCTGGCCGACGCGGCCGGGCAGGCCGAGGATGTATTCGACCCGATGGAACTGTTCGGCGAACAGCAGCAGGAGGACTCGACAGAGGCTGCCGCCGACACGAGCGGCGAGGGCACCGGTGAACTGGATGAACTGCTCGACGAGGGCGGCCGGCTTTCCGGCGAGGGAGCCAGCACGTTCAGCCGCCTGTTTTTCCAGCAGCCCATGCAGGCCGGGAGCCGTCAGCAGAGCGAACTGCTGGTGCCGATAAACAATGTGCCGCTGGTCCAGGCCTACATGGCTATCCCTGAAGTAGTCGAGATACTGGCCAACGCCGAAGTAAACAACATGGTGGACTACCTTCGCTACCGCAGCGCCGACGAGAGCGACGAGCCGGACACTCTTGAAATCATGTGGGGTGACGACGATACGAATTACCTGGGTCCCGACGGCAGCGAATACAAGCGCGTGTACCTGATGAAAGAAAAGCCGGAGATGACCGGCGAGTTCCTGGCCGACGCCAACGCCACGCTGGGCAGCGGCTACGATCCCTCGACTGCCAACAAACCGCTGGTGATGATGGAGTTGACCGGCGAGGGCGCCGACAGTTTCGCCGTGATTACCGAGAGGTTCATCCAGCGCGACCTGGCTATCGTGCTCGATAATATTGTCAAGTTCGCCCCGCGGATCATGAGCCGTATCCCCAGCGGCCGGGCGGAGATCTCGGGCGTGCAGACCATGGAGAAAGCCCGCGACCTGGCTATCGTGCTCAGGGCCGGCGCATTGCCCGCCCCGCTGCAAATCGCCGAGAGCCGGACGGTCGGTCCCTCCCTGGGCGCCGACTCGATCGCCAAGGGCAGCCGCGCGGCGATAATCGGGCTGACGCTGGTGGTGATCTTCATGCTGTTCTACTACAAGTTCGGCGGCCTGGTGGCCAATGTAGCGCTGATGTTCGACATGCTGATAATCATGGCGGTGCTGGCCGGGTTCAACGCCACGCTGACTCTGCCCGGTATCGCCGGTCTGATCCTGACTATCGGGATGGCCGTGGACGCCAACGTGCTGATATTCGAGCGTATCCGCGAGGAACTGCGCTCCGGCAAAACGGTGCGGGCCGCAATCGACACGGGTTACGAAAAGGCGTTCAGCACGATCATGGACGCCAACGTGACCACGTTTATCACCGCGATCGTGCTCTTCCAGTTCGGCACCGGCCCGATCAAGGGATTCGCCGTCACCCTCTCGATCGGCCTGGCGACCAGTATGTTCACCGCAATCTACGTGACCAGGGTCATTTTCGATCTGTGGACCAGCCGCAAGCATGTTAAATCCGTCGCCATCTGA
- the secF gene encoding protein translocase subunit SecF, with amino-acid sequence MELIKNPNFDFIAHRGIALKISLAVIAVGIFSLILHGGPKYGIDFTGGAAITFKFEQEVAAEDIRDVLNRAGIQSFEVTHFGDRNHVLVRLQLTDAGDNTYLGTITTRLDQAMPDNPYIVEQSDLVGPKIGTELREKAMLAMLFALIGIIIYISIRFEAESFLGVLVTLIFGLVVLTVSTTSVVLASDLWTILIIALSAGVVGFICVKFDFKYAMGAIVALIHDVTITVGVFSLLNKEIDLPIVAALLALIGYSLNDTIVLFDRIREEYPKERKRLSLDRIINKSINNVLSRTVITSLTTMIVVLILLIFGGEVIRPFALAIFIGIIVGTYSSIYVASPVLIYWHNRFGAGADLTSRKATA; translated from the coding sequence ATGGAACTGATCAAGAATCCTAATTTCGACTTTATCGCCCACCGCGGTATCGCCCTGAAAATATCGCTGGCGGTTATCGCGGTCGGCATTTTTTCGCTGATTCTCCACGGCGGCCCCAAGTACGGGATCGATTTCACCGGCGGAGCGGCGATCACGTTCAAGTTCGAGCAGGAAGTGGCCGCCGAGGATATCCGCGACGTGCTGAACAGGGCCGGGATTCAGTCGTTCGAGGTGACCCATTTCGGCGACCGCAACCACGTGCTGGTCAGGCTGCAGCTGACCGACGCCGGCGACAACACCTACCTGGGCACGATCACCACCCGGCTTGACCAGGCAATGCCGGACAACCCGTATATCGTGGAACAGAGCGATCTGGTCGGTCCGAAAATAGGCACCGAGCTGCGCGAGAAAGCGATGCTGGCGATGTTGTTCGCGCTGATCGGCATTATCATCTACATCTCGATCCGGTTCGAGGCCGAGAGCTTCCTGGGCGTGCTGGTCACCCTGATTTTCGGCCTGGTGGTGCTGACCGTGAGCACAACCAGCGTGGTGCTGGCCAGCGACCTGTGGACGATCCTGATTATCGCGCTCAGCGCGGGAGTTGTCGGGTTCATCTGCGTCAAGTTCGATTTCAAGTACGCCATGGGCGCGATCGTGGCGCTGATCCACGACGTTACGATCACGGTCGGCGTGTTCTCGCTGCTGAACAAGGAAATCGACCTGCCGATCGTCGCCGCGCTGCTGGCGCTTATCGGTTACTCGCTCAACGATACGATCGTGCTCTTCGACCGGATCCGCGAGGAGTACCCCAAGGAGCGCAAGCGCCTGAGCCTGGACCGGATTATCAACAAGAGTATCAACAACGTGCTCAGCCGCACGGTGATCACCTCGCTGACCACGATGATCGTGGTCCTGATCCTGCTGATTTTCGGCGGCGAGGTTATCCGGCCGTTCGCCCTGGCGATTTTTATCGGCATTATCGTCGGTACCTACTCCTCGATCTACGTGGCCAGCCCGGTGCTGATTTACTGGCACAACCGGTTCGGCGCGGGCGCGGACCTGACCAGCCGCAAGGCGACCGCCTGA
- a CDS encoding prolyl oligopeptidase family serine peptidase yields MPVSQSHLKHTAFLPCTTETRSPHPMSPLRMLCRPLSVILLVLFPSLLPAQGELAVWGTSAAEAEQAEEMLYDYLTEIAWDYLDRRDREIAALKSEGDVRRRQELVRERMFSTLGPLPGKTNLKAKVTGTLKRDGYTVEKVVYQSMPGFYVTGNLFIPDGGRKPYPAVLGTCGHSMNGKAADVYQALWVDLVTEGFVVLTFDPPGQGERFMYWDEGLGSTWLEGTTTEHSMPGIQCLLTGANAATYFVWDMIRSIDYLISRPEVDPERIAVTGNSGGGMATAYLAAMDTRLAAAVPSCYLTSWRKLWSTIGPQDAEQNMLPFIGNGLDFGDFPLAFAPKPYLMNLAIRDFFNIVGARHTYTEASRVYGLFGAEDKVAKFEADDYHGYTRPRRQACVEWLARHLQGREIDYDEPERIPEDERDLWATPTGQTVTSYDNAETMASLNRKFAARIMYTKKKPIKLPELETERDRIITQARRLSAYTKPQGALEPQLRGSVQRPGMKIELVSFNVEEGITLPALLFRPDNPSDGKPAVLWTSAYSKSDDAGGDIAELVRAGHLVLAPDLRGQGETARPSTRSSLFVKWFSPDWDMALMAFHVNRSLVGMRAADLVRAVDLLAEISGGDEILLVAKGRMGVPAMHAAAFDSRIGRVIIEGGLVSWKAVIDAKYHRDQLDNVVRGALAHYDIPSLAAAIAPRPLVLASLSDPMGRPIGSDQARKAYDQAALFYKVMNYEDRLRVTDRGIGVSFIEAYGELLQER; encoded by the coding sequence ATGCCGGTTTCGCAGTCCCATCTAAAGCACACCGCTTTCCTACCCTGTACAACCGAAACAAGGAGTCCGCATCCGATGAGCCCGCTCCGAATGCTCTGTCGTCCGCTCAGTGTCATCCTGCTCGTGCTGTTCCCGTCGCTGCTGCCCGCCCAGGGCGAACTGGCTGTCTGGGGAACCAGCGCGGCGGAGGCCGAACAGGCCGAAGAAATGCTGTACGATTACCTGACCGAGATCGCCTGGGACTATCTCGACCGACGCGACCGGGAGATCGCCGCGCTCAAAAGCGAGGGCGACGTGCGAAGGCGGCAGGAACTTGTGCGCGAGAGGATGTTCTCCACGCTCGGTCCGCTGCCCGGGAAGACCAACCTCAAGGCGAAAGTGACCGGCACCCTGAAACGCGACGGCTACACTGTGGAGAAAGTGGTCTACCAGAGCATGCCGGGCTTCTACGTGACCGGCAACCTGTTTATTCCCGACGGCGGCCGGAAACCGTACCCCGCCGTACTGGGCACCTGCGGCCACTCGATGAACGGCAAGGCCGCCGACGTGTACCAGGCGCTGTGGGTCGACCTGGTCACCGAGGGGTTCGTCGTGCTCACGTTCGACCCGCCGGGCCAGGGCGAAAGGTTCATGTACTGGGACGAGGGCCTGGGTAGCACCTGGCTGGAGGGCACGACCACCGAGCACAGCATGCCGGGGATCCAGTGCCTGCTCACCGGAGCCAACGCCGCCACCTATTTCGTCTGGGACATGATCCGCAGTATCGACTACCTGATCTCCCGTCCCGAGGTGGATCCCGAACGGATAGCGGTCACGGGCAACAGCGGCGGCGGGATGGCCACCGCCTATCTCGCGGCAATGGACACCCGGCTGGCCGCCGCCGTACCGAGCTGCTATCTCACCTCCTGGCGTAAACTCTGGAGCACCATCGGCCCGCAGGACGCGGAGCAGAACATGCTGCCCTTTATCGGCAACGGACTGGATTTCGGTGATTTCCCGCTGGCGTTCGCCCCCAAGCCGTACCTGATGAACCTGGCGATCCGCGACTTTTTCAATATCGTCGGCGCGCGGCACACATATACCGAAGCCAGCCGGGTCTACGGCCTGTTCGGGGCCGAGGACAAGGTTGCCAAGTTCGAGGCGGACGATTACCACGGTTACACCAGGCCCCGCCGCCAGGCCTGTGTCGAGTGGCTGGCCAGGCACCTCCAGGGCCGCGAGATCGACTACGACGAGCCGGAGCGGATTCCCGAGGATGAGCGGGACCTGTGGGCCACGCCCACAGGCCAGACCGTTACCAGCTACGATAACGCCGAGACGATGGCCTCTCTCAACCGCAAGTTCGCCGCACGGATCATGTACACCAAGAAGAAGCCGATCAAACTTCCCGAACTCGAAACCGAGCGCGACAGGATAATCACCCAGGCCCGTCGACTTTCAGCTTACACCAAGCCCCAGGGTGCGCTGGAACCTCAGCTGCGCGGTTCCGTTCAGCGGCCCGGAATGAAAATAGAACTGGTCAGTTTTAACGTGGAAGAGGGTATCACTCTGCCGGCGCTGCTGTTCCGCCCGGACAACCCCTCGGACGGCAAGCCGGCCGTACTCTGGACCTCGGCTTACAGCAAGAGCGACGACGCCGGCGGGGATATCGCCGAGCTGGTGCGGGCGGGCCATCTCGTACTTGCCCCCGACCTTCGCGGCCAGGGCGAAACAGCGAGGCCCTCTACCCGCAGCAGCCTGTTTGTCAAGTGGTTCTCGCCGGACTGGGACATGGCGCTGATGGCGTTCCATGTCAACCGGTCACTGGTCGGGATGCGCGCGGCAGACCTGGTGCGGGCCGTGGACCTGCTGGCGGAGATCAGCGGAGGCGATGAGATACTGCTGGTGGCCAAGGGACGGATGGGCGTGCCGGCCATGCACGCGGCGGCGTTCGACAGCCGGATCGGACGCGTGATAATCGAGGGCGGGCTGGTGAGCTGGAAGGCTGTGATCGACGCCAAGTACCACCGGGACCAGCTCGACAACGTGGTCCGCGGGGCTCTGGCCCACTACGATATACCCTCGCTGGCGGCCGCGATCGCCCCCAGGCCCCTGGTGCTGGCCAGCCTGTCCGACCCGATGGGCCGGCCGATCGGGTCGGATCAAGCGCGGAAAGCCTACGATCAGGCGGCCTTGTTTTACAAGGTAATGAACTACGAGGACCGTCTGCGGGTAACCGACCGCGGAATCGGCGTAAGTTTCATCGAGGCTTACGGGGAGTTACTGCAGGAACGCTAA
- a CDS encoding Rrf2 family transcriptional regulator yields MSASGRLFSAADKSLKEVDLSMHFSAQEEYGLRCVLSLARNRDEDSVTAREISESEQISLDYVHKLLGILKRKGLIDSTRGIHGGFTLKRTPGDISVCEVLEMLSSELNSEGHCAKFSRRKTHACQGQEECNVKPFWDTIFRFYEDFGSRITIRDLIEKNIPTVQVSF; encoded by the coding sequence ATGAGTGCTTCCGGCCGGCTGTTTTCTGCGGCGGATAAAAGTTTGAAGGAGGTGGACCTTTCAATGCATTTCAGCGCCCAGGAAGAATACGGTCTGCGCTGTGTGCTGAGCCTGGCGCGCAACCGGGACGAGGATTCGGTGACCGCGCGCGAGATCAGCGAAAGCGAACAGATCAGTCTGGATTATGTCCACAAGCTGCTCGGGATTCTCAAACGCAAGGGCCTGATCGATAGCACCCGCGGGATCCACGGCGGCTTCACCCTCAAGCGTACTCCCGGGGATATCTCTGTCTGCGAGGTGCTGGAGATGTTGTCCAGCGAACTCAACAGCGAAGGGCACTGCGCCAAGTTCAGCCGGCGCAAGACCCACGCCTGCCAGGGTCAGGAGGAATGTAACGTCAAGCCTTTCTGGGATACGATCTTCCGCTTCTACGAAGATTTCGGCTCCCGGATCACTATCCGGGACCTGATCGAAAAGAACATCCCCACGGTCCAGGTCAGTTTCTAA
- a CDS encoding nitroreductase family protein translates to MDAMEALKSRRSIRSYRTDPVEKEKVEAAIDAARLAATGHGVEPWEFVVVTNNKIRAQLAEICDYGKFIVQAPVCVVVLCRDTKYYLEDGSAATQNMMVAACAQGLGSCWVAGDKKSYAEKIVRLVGAPPEYKLVSLVSLGLPADDHPPRRSKRSLDEVIHWEKF, encoded by the coding sequence ATGGATGCAATGGAAGCGTTAAAATCAAGACGCAGTATCCGCAGTTACCGTACAGACCCGGTCGAAAAAGAAAAAGTGGAGGCGGCGATTGACGCCGCCCGGCTGGCGGCCACCGGCCATGGCGTCGAACCCTGGGAATTCGTGGTGGTCACCAACAATAAAATTCGCGCCCAACTGGCTGAAATCTGCGACTACGGAAAGTTTATCGTCCAGGCCCCGGTATGCGTGGTAGTCCTCTGCCGGGATACGAAGTACTACCTCGAGGACGGTTCAGCGGCAACGCAGAACATGATGGTGGCCGCCTGCGCCCAGGGGCTCGGCTCGTGCTGGGTGGCCGGGGATAAGAAGTCGTATGCGGAAAAAATCGTCAGGCTGGTCGGAGCGCCGCCGGAGTATAAGCTGGTCAGCCTGGTCTCGCTGGGTCTGCCGGCCGACGACCATCCGCCGCGGCGGAGCAAGCGCTCGCTCGATGAGGTGATCCACTGGGAAAAATTCTGA